Part of the Allorhizobium pseudoryzae genome, AGGGCTGTATTTTTATGACAAGGATGTTGTCGACATCGCCGCCAATCTGAAGCCATCTGCCCGTGGTGAGCTGGAAATTACTGACGTCAACCGCGTCTACTTAGAGCGTGGCAAATTATCAGTTCAGGAACTTGGTCGCGGGTATGCCTGGCTTGATACTGGAACCCCAGATAGTTTGCTTGACGCATCAGAATTTGTGGCGACGCTTGAACGGCGCCAAGGCTTCAAGATTTCTTGCCCGGAAGAGATTGCCTTTCGCCAAGGGTTTATTGGATATGACCAAATTAATAATATCGTTTCGCAAATGGGAAAGAGTAATTACGCTTTATATCTAAATAAAATTATGATTTCAAAAATAAAATGAATATTGTTTTCTATCGTTTCGGGCAATTAATAATTTTATGAGTCAGGCGAGCCACTCCCTGAAACTTCCATTTCAGACATAGAGAAACGCGGGGAATCGTTGGCCCGGAGGCCCCACCTTTTCGCAAATAACGAGCAAGTCATCGCCCCGCATGTCCATTGAGTAACCAGCAGAAATAAGAAGTTTCTCAACGCTTGGCCAGCCACCCGTCCAGAAGTTTTCGGTCCACATCCTTGCAATCGAGAATCCAGCGTTTTCAACCATTGACCGCATCAGGTTTGGACTATATTCTAGGTTGTGCCTATCATTTGACCCATTCTTACGGTAGAAGTGAAACATACTTCCAACATCGAACTGAAGGGTTCGCGCAATGTGGTCCAGGCTGCATGCATTAGGGGTTGTGATCATCAGCTTACCGCCTGGCTTGAGCAGGCGGTTTGCTTCAATCATAAAAAAGTTCGGATCGATAGCGAAATGCTCAAGAACCTCTGCAAGAAGAATGAAGTCATAGCTTCCATCTGGAACGGGTAGAGGAGTCTGTTCCACGTTGAGATCGAATATGCGGTAATCATGGATTTCTACATCAAATGGATATCTACGCAGGTATTGATCAACCTTGCCATCCTGTGCTTCATAAACAACTCCGTCTGCTTCTTCGTAGCCCAGCAACGTGCGCATTGCGACGGGGAATAGGCCATAAGTACCAATTTCAATGGCCCGTTGACCCGGTTCGGTCGCGGCAGGAATGGCTCGCAGTGTAGATAAGAAACGTTGTCGGTGATCTTTCAGATATTTCCGAAGAAATTCTGGTACATGTTGTGCGTATGATTCCATGAACAAATTGAATACGTCAACATTAACTGAATCAGTGCTCATTTTATAGCCTTTACATGTGAGCCAACACGCTCTCGGGCATCGTAATACAAAGGCGCTAACGTTACAATCTTAGCAATCGGGTCGAGTCGAACAATTTATTGATACAAAGGAAATACAATTGTTTCAGACAACGGGACCGAACTGACCTCGAATGCCATCCTCGTCTGGTCGAAGGATCACAAGGTCGAGTGGCACTATATCGCGCCGGGAAGACCGATACAAAACGGCTATGTCGAGAGCTTCAACGGCCGCATGCGCGACGAACTGCTTAACGAGAGCCTGTTCTTTGGTCTCGATCGTGCCCGCAGCGCAATTGCGAAATGGGCCGACGACTACAACAAATTTCCGGCCCCATTCATCGCTCGGATACCAGACCCCGGCGGGCTATGCCGGGATCATCGCCGCAACCGGCTCCAACACTACGCAATGTGGAAGCTTCGCGTTTCCGCCGGTTGCTCCCATCGCGCCATGTGGCGTATCAAAAACCGCCGAGGCTCTAATCCCAGTCGGATGAAACTTCAGTGGCAGGTCACTGCCTATCGACGTGATGGTTCACTTGAAAAACATTTACCGCCGCACAACCGCAATGTAGAGGAATGTGTCTGATGGCTACGCCCAATTTGTTTATTTTAGGTGCCGGCAAAAGCGGAACGACAACGCTTTATCATGTATTGCAGCGTCATCCGGATATCCACGTGTGCAACCCCAAGGAGCCAAGCTTTTTTTGTAGTTATTTCCAAGTGGTGGCAAACCCCGTTTCCTACTGCAAATTATTTGATTCTAACCGGCGTTATCGCGTTGATGCTTCCCACGTATATTTTTCTAACCCCGAGACGGCTCAAATCCTGCATGATCTCTTTCCAAAGGCTCAATTTTTGCTGATACTGCGTAACCCCAAGGCACGGGCGCATTCACTCTACCAGCACATGCGGCGTGTGTTGCACAATGATGGTCGGCCCTTAGAACTGGCCGAAAGTTTTTTGGAGGCACTCTCAGTTGAAGGTGAGCGTTTCTCTTCGCCTGAATTTATGACAAACTGCAGGCAGTATTTTTGGAACTTCATGTACATGCGATCCTCATACTATGACGAGCAGCTGTCGCGGTATTTAACGTTGTTTCCCCGCGATCAGTTCATGATCACCACTCTCGCTGAACTTCATTGGCAACCTCATGCTACAGTCAGGAGAATTGCAAATTTTCTCAATCTCAATGTTGCGGGGTTTGGCCAGAACATCCCTGTTACGAATGCTTCACCACCATATGTGGATTTTGATAAAGACTGCGATATGGTGATGGAGCGTCATTTTGGCGATCTCACAGCTCGAGTGAACGCCCTTGCAGGCCATCCATTGGACTGGGCGCTGTAAGCGTTGGCCCTTTTTAAATACATAGCTTACGGCGTATCGCTTCGGATGGTCGTATCGTCGAATTCTGCGCCAACTAATAGGTTGTACATTGCTTGAAGATGAAAAGCTTGATCAGGTTAAAAACCGGACCTGGTTCTATCAGTTCGATTTGCCCGACGGGTCTCAGACAACGACGGACGTACCCCCAGCCGTTTTGCCAATTCATATCGCAAGACGCGACAAGTTGCGCCGTATAATTAAGCAATACGTACCAGATTCAGGCGATTTAATAGCTTATGATTTCGCTTCCCATGAGGGCTACTACGCAATTGAACTGGCGCGCCATTTCAAGCAAGTAAGAGGCTTCGAAATTAGACAGCAGAGCCTTGAGGCAGCGCAACTTATCACCGACGTACTGAAATTACGAAATTTGGAATACTGTCGCGCAGATCTTCAAGTTATGCAGTACGATCCATCTCAGACTGCTGATTTTGTACTTTTATATGGTTTGATCTATCATCTGGAAAATCCAGTTCATACGTTGCGACTCGCCAGCCAGATGACTCGCAAGCATATTCTAATAGAAACGCAGATTTTTCCATATGACATGTCCGGACTGATCGAAGACGGTGCCTACTCCAATCAGCGTCGTGTAGAAGGCGTGTTCGGGCTCGTACCCGACTATGCGGCGCGGCGCGAAGGCGGTTCCACGGACATCGCGCTTGTACCCTCATTAAACGCACTGTTGTTCTTAATGCGGGAGTTTGGATTTGCCACCATACAAGTTCTACCAAGCGGGGAGGATGAATATGAGCAATTCACGCGAAGAATGCGAGTTTTGATATATGGACAGAAGTAGCGGAAAACAAAATAATAATAAAAATATGATATATTATATTTTATATTGAAAAGACGATGCATGTAACATTAAAAATCTGGCTAATTTTGGGGTATCCATGGCGGGTCAACTTGGATACCGTGCTTCTTATGAGTTAAAGTTACATACATGTAAATGTTGAATGCTCTTACTTCTATATTTCGCTCTATCAGCTTTTCGATAGAGCCAAGCGTTACCGATTTGGATAGCGTCTGTCAATGTGGTGTAATTTCGGGCATGGGACCGGGCCGTCATGATCAGGCGGCTTTCGGTGTCATCTGAAGTGTCTTTTCCTCCTGGATTGTTGGTGTGTTGAGCTCTGCCATGCCCTCGATCTGCATGTAGCGGTGCTGAAGCTGCCATTCGTCGTTGGCCTCGAGGAGCACGGCTCCGATGAGCCGGACAATGCTGTCCTCGTTGGGAAAGATGCCAACGACATCAGCGCGGCGCTTCACTTCCTTGTTCAAGCGCTCCAGAGGGTTCGTGCTGTGGAGCTTGGTGCGATGCTGGGACGGGAACGCCATATAGGCAAGCACGTCAGCCTCTGCATCGTCCATGAATGTCCCCAGTTTTGGTCATCTGGCGCGGAGCTGGTCGGCGACATGCCGCCAGGTCCGAACGGCTCCTTTATGGTCGGGCTGGAGGAAGGCTGGGCGGATCGCGGCTGCCACCATGGTCTGCTGACCTTTGGGCACATAGGCAAGCGCATTGCGCATGGCGTGAACCCGACATCTCTGCCACGTCGCGCCGAGCACACGGGTGATGGCGGCCTTCAATCCCTCATGAGCATCGGAGATGACGAGCTTGACGCCCGTCAGCCCTCGGCGCACCAGATCACGCAGGAAGCTCGTCCAGAACGGTTCGGCTTCGGAAGGGCCGATATGCAGGCCGACGATTTCCCGCTTGCCGTCCGTGTCGACAGCCACTGCGATTATTGCCGCGACAGAGACGATGCGTCCGCCTTCGCGCATCTTCAGATAGGTCGCATCCAGCCAGAGATACGGCCAGGCGCCGGAAAGAGGGCGTCTGAGGAAGGCGTTCACACGCTCGTCGATATCCTTGCACAGCTTGGAAACGGAGGATTTGGAGATACCGGTCATCCCCATGGCCTGCACCAGCTCATCGACCTTGCGGGTCGATACACCGTTGATCCAGGCTTCTTGAATGACGGCCACCAGCGCCTTCTCCACCGTCTTCCTCGGCTCCAGAAAGCCGGGAAAATAGCTGCCGGAGCGCATCTTCGGGATCTTCAGGTTCAAGGTGCCGAGCCGCGTGTCGAGCGTCCGGTCGCGATAGCCGTTGCGCCAGGTCTGGCGGCTTTCGCCGCGCTCGTAGCGTCCGGCTCCGATCAGGCCGTCCACATCCGCCTCCATGATCATCTGCAGCACGCTTTCGGCAATCAATCGAAGAAAATCCGGATCGCCGCTCTTCGCGGCAAGCTCGGCAAGAGGTAATCTGTCGTCGGTCATCGGGTCTTCCTTTCGGTCAGGTTGAAGTCTCGCAACTCCACCTTCTCCGACGGGCCCGGTGCCCACCTGACGTGTCGCGGAAAACCAAAGCGAAATCTCAACCGCTCTCTCCACGAAAATCGCCCCCGAAATTACACCAGCTGCGCGGACGCTATCCCGATTTGTCTACATTGTGCGTAATATATTCAAAACGAGAGGTGTCAAAGTCTTCTGATAGAAATTTAAATTATGCATGAAGCTCAGAGACAGAAAATTCCTTCCGATGATGGCCGTAAGTCCCTTGCTTTATTATTTCCTCAACGCGGGGTCCATAACCGCTGCCAGACCATAGGCGCGTCAATCGTTCGCTTAATGAACCATGATACATGGAATTCGGTGTCGTCACTATAATTCTACCACCTGAAAGCAGTACACGGTAAATTTGCTTCCCAAAAGGTATTGGATTGAATGAAATGTGTTCTATGATTTCACAGAAAAGAACAAGATCGACGCTATTGTCAGCAATGTCTGCGATGCTGTCTCCGAGCTCTATGCGACGGCTAATACGTCGTCTTTCTGATGCCGACTCTTTGGGCTTTTCAAAACGTGATGAATCTGAATCTCTGGTGCAAACCGGAGGTTTCAGATGCGAACAGGAATTTCATTGCGGCCAGATTTTGATGCTGAAGGTCTTCGACGTCTGGCGCGTCAGAGCAAGCATGCGGGTCAAGCGCGCCGTCTTTTGGCACTCGCCGTGATCTATGACGGCGGCTCGCGCTCGGATGCGGCGCGGCTGGGCAACGTCACGCTGCAGATCGTGCGGGACTGGGTCCTGCGGTTCAACAAACGTGGTCCTGAAGGGCTGATCGACGGCAAGGCTCCTGGCCCCAAGTCACTGCTGAACGATCAGCAGCGCGCGGCCCTTGCAAAAGCCATCGAAGTGGGACCGACGCCTTATCTTGACGGTGTCGTCCGATGGCGTCTGTGCGATCTGGCTCAGTGGCTCTGGGAAGAGTTTCGTGTCTCGGTGAGCGAACAGACACTGAGCCGGGAGGTGCGCGCCATGGGTTATCGCAAGCTCGCTGCCCGCCCCAAGCATCATGCGCAGGACCCTCGTGAGCGTCCGGTGAGTTGTTTTTGCTGATCGGGCAAATCAGGCGATGTTCTGGCATTCGAACCAGCATTAATGCTGACATTCATACCAGAACAAAGAGGTTTCATGGCTCGCATGGAGATCATGTCCGGTACCGAACGCAGACGGCGTTGGTCGGACGAGGCGAAGCTGAGGATACTTGCGGAAGCTGAAGAGCCCGGTGCTCGCATTGGTGATGTGGCGCGCCGGCATGACATTCATCCGGGCCAGATCCGCTTATGGCGGCAATCATTCAGCTATGCCGATCGGCCGACGGTGTTCCTCCCGGTGGAGATCACCCAGGAGGTTGGCGCAGGCCAGGCTTCTACCGCGGCAACGAGGCCGGCGATCGTCGAGATCTTGCTCCGAAACGGTCGGCGCTTGAAGGTTCCGGCTGACGTTGAGGTGAAGCTGCTTGGTCCGCTGGTCGCTTGCGTGGAGGCGGCATGATCGGGCCATCGGGGAATGTGCGGGTCTATCTGGCCTGCGGGGTGACCGATATGCGGCGTGGCATTGATGGTCTGTCCGCGCTGGTCGAGACGGTCGTGAAGGAGGCGCCTGGCTCGGGCGCGATCTTCGGCTTCCGCGGAAAGCGCGCTGACCGGATCAAGCTTCTGTGGTGGGACGGCCAGGGGTTTTGCCTGTTCTACAAGATTTTGGAGCGTGGGTACTTTCCCTGGCCGACGGCGAAAGAGGGCGTCGCGCACCTGACGCAGGCGCAGCTTTCGATGCTCGTCGAAGGGATCGATTGGCGCCGCCCGGCGTGGACGTCCGCTCCTGGCCGAACGGGATAAAAGCCATATTTTGCAGGTACATCCGAGGCTTAACGCTGGCGCGTCAGAGGCAAATCGGCTAGATTTGCAGGTATGGAAACAGCGCCGCTGGACAGTCAGGACGAGCTCACTGCTTTGCGCGCATTGGTCGCCGAACAGGCGGCGAAGCTTGAGAGCCAGGAAGCCGAGGTCATCAAGCGTGACTCCATAATCGGGCTTCTTCGCGCGCAACTGCAGCTGCTCCGACATCGGCAGCATGGCGCCTCTTCGGAAAAGATCGACCGGAAGATCGAGCAGTTCGAACTGATGCTGGAGGAGATTGAGGCGTCTCGAGCCGAAACTGAACTGCGCTCCGGCAAAACTCCTCTGCCAGAGTTGGAGGACGCATCCGAAAAGCCGAAGCGCAAGGTTCTGCCCGATGGTCTTCCCGCCGAGGAACTGGTCTATGCGGCTCCCTGCAATTGCCCGACCTGCGGTGGCACGTCATTCCTCAAGGCGCCCGACAGGGTGGTCCAGGTGCTCGAGCACGTGCCGGCGTCGGTCAAGATTGTCCGGCATGTCGAAAAGCGTATGATCTGCCGGGAATGCGATACGACGGTGGCTGGCGAGATGCCGACCTTGCCGATTGAGCGCGGCAAACCCGGGCCGGGACTGCTCGCCCATATCATGATCGCTAAATTCGACGATCACATTCCCCTCTACCGTCTGTCCGAGATGTACGACCGGTTGGGGATAGATATCTCCCGATCCGTGATGGCCGACTGGGTCGGCCGCGTATCCGCTTTGCTGACGCCACTCGTCTTGTTGATCAGGGCCCATATCGCAGCACTCGACCGAATACATACGGACGATACCCCGGTCGATGTTCTCGACCCCGGACGGGGCAAGACAAAAACCGGCAGGGTCTGGGTCTACGTCTTCGACGGCAGTGGCTACCAATCCGCCACTCCCGCAGCCATCGCCTATTACTATAGCCCTGACCGCAAGGGGGCACATCCGGCTGACCACCTGGCAAGCTTCAGCGGCGTCATGCATGCCGACGGTTATGGGGGCTACAGGAAACTCTACGGCAACCAGATCGTTGAGGCCGCCTGCATGGCGCATGTGCGCCGCAAGTTCCATGATGTGATCAAGCTGAAGCCGTCACCGATCGCGGAGGAAGCGCTGTCGCGCATTGGCGCGCTCTACGATATCGAGAACCGTATCCGCTGCATGTCAGCTGACGAGCGGTGTACCCTGCGCCAAGAACATGCCCGGCCCGTTCTGGACGAGCTCAAGGCCTGGATTGAAGCCACGCTTTCTACGCTGCCGCAAAAGCAGAAGCTGGCCGAGGCGATGCGATATGCGCTGTCGCGATGGGCCGCCTTGAGCGTCTACATCGATGACGGCCGTGTTGAAATCGACAACAACATTGCTGAACGAGCCATGCGTCCGCTCGGAATTGGTCGGAAGAACTGGCTGTTTGCCGGCTCGGACAAAGGCGGTGAGCGCATCGCCAACATTTTGACGATCATCGAGACGGTCAAACTGCAAGGCCATAATCCGGAGGTCTACCTGACAGATGTCCTGACCCGGATCCAGGATCACCCCAAGGATCGACTTGAAGACCTGTTGCCCTGGAACTGGACGCCGGCGATAGACCGACACGAGGCCGCCTGATGGCACGCTCAAGGTTCATCTACACGCTCAGCCAAGTCGCCGGCATGATCGGCGAGAACCTCGAACTGATCGAGGAAATCACCGCAAACTCCGACAACATCTCCGAAGGCGAACTGGTTTACGTCAGCGATGGCAGTGAGGATGGCACGAAGGGTCTGACCGAGAACGGCATCGAAGAGCTTCAAAGCTTGCTTGCCGACATCAGGACGTGGGACGGCGGTCTCCGCGAGTTTCTCATCGAGACACAATGCGATCCCGAAATAATCTACCGCATCATGGTCGATGAGATGAAACGCGGCCTATAGCATCCATCTCTCCACACCCGAAAATGCGTTCGCCGGACGCTCACGGACCCTCAGGCCATTAAGGATTTTAAAAAAGCTTCCCCGCCGCAGTGGCAGAAATCGCAGGCGGGGCCGCTCAAGGAAAACGCATAGAGATTTGGTTTCAAGATGAAGCCCGGATAGGTCAGAAGAACAAGATCACCCGCCGCTGGGCAAAGCGGGGATCAAGGCCATCCGCACCACACGACCAGCGAACCCGCTCGGCCTACATCTTCGGTGCCATCTGCCCAAAGCTCGGCAAAGCGGCGGCGTTGGTCATGCCATGGTGCGACACCTACGCGATGACGCAGCACCTGGCTGAAATCTCCCGACACGTGGCCGATGATGCGCATGCTATTCTCATCATGGATCAGGCGGGCTGGCACATGTCCAATAATCTCGTCATCCCCGGCAACATCTCGATCCTGCCCCTGCCGCCGAAGTCGCCGGAGCTGAACCCGGTGGAAAACCTCTGGCTCTTCATGCGCGAGAACTGGCTGTCGAACCGCATCTTCAAGTCATATGACGATATCGTCGCACACTGCTGTGACGCCTGGCGCAAGCTCGAAAGCCAGCCCTGGCGCATCATGTCCATCGGGCGTAGAGAATGGGTCAATGGGTTCTGATCAGTGAGAAAGCGTATAATACGAACAGTCACCCCCATGGCTTCAGCGGCCTTGACCACTGACGGAAAGGTAGTGGGCGTGCTGTTTTCGGAACAAATCACACGGTGTCCACGGTTAGCATAGAAAAATGTGTTATGTAGCCAGTGACTTCCGACATCAAGGATGTCAAGTGGCTGTCCCAATCCTTCATCACCGAGAGAGAACTTTAGAGTACGCTTATATCGATCCCAATGATTCTCAAGATATTTCTCATCGGTTCTACCAAACTGCCTGAACCACTCTGTGACATTGGCAAGAGTTTCATCCTTTATGAACTTGAGCTCGCTGTTATGAATCTGTCAGACCACCGTGCCAAAGGCCGCTGTTTATTTACTAGGTCCTGTTGACAAAGTATGGCAACCATATCTTTGCGGCAGCCAGGGCAAGGAATGCTAAGAAGGATTTTCGGGTCTTGTCGTATCGGGTCGCGACGCGACGGAACTGCTTGAGGCGGTTGAACATCCGCTCGATGCGGTTTCGGTCCTTGTATGCGCGGTAGTCGCAAGACGGCGGGTTCTTCCGGTTGGCCTTCGGCGGAATGACCGGCCTGATCCCGTGGATCAGGAGTTCCTCGCGCAGGAAATCACCGTCGTAGCCCTTGTCAGCAAGGAACAGCCTCGGTTTGCCGACCGGTATCGCCAGCAGGTCCGGAACGGCGTTGTAGTCCGAAGCCTCTCCGCCCGTCAGGACGAAGCCAAGAGGGCGTCCCTGACCGTCTGCGCGGGCGTGGATTTTCGTCGTAAAGCCGCCGCGTGATCGACCAAAAGCCTCCTGATAAGTCCCCCTTTAGCGCCCGCAGCCTGCGAATGGCCGCGAACCGTGGTGCTGTCGATCATGTGCTGCCAGTCATCCGTCAGCCCCAGTTCGACGAGGGTCTCAAGCAGAGCGTCCCAAACGCCCTGTTCGGCCCAACGGCGGAAGCGCACATAGACGGAGTTCCACTTCCCGTAGCGCTCATGCATGTCGCGCCATGGGCAGCCGACCCGGAGAACATGCAGCATGCCGTTCAGATACTGCCGATTATCGTGCGAGGGTCGCGACTTCCTACCGCGTTCGGTGGGCAACAGCCCCTCGATGATCCGCCATTCCATATCCGTCAGGTCGCCGCGTGCCAAAATTGCCTCCTAAAAGGCAGTCTTGAATCACGCTTCCGCTGATTTGGGAATCCACTTTGTCAACACGACCTAGATGTATACCGAGGACGCCATTAACAACCGCGTGTATTTGAGAAGATCAATAAGCTCTCGCTGTTTCAATGCCCAATATGTACATAACATCACTGGATTTAATATCTTTCAATATGGAGACATTATTTTCATTCGGACTCCATATACGATTTTCCATATATCTCTCGTTTTCGTCCAAATCCTGAAAATTGTACTCCGCGATGAACGCCCAAGTTTTTCCCTTGAGTGGGTATATTTTGAATCCATGTCTATTGAATATCTTTGAGGCAGCAGTGACTGACCAAATGGAAATGTGGCCCCGGGTGACCGGGTCAATATAACTTTGATCCGATCTTACAAAATCAGTGAGGCCTGTGTTAAAGAGAAAAATTGAACCGGGAACGCATTTCAGGGCTAACTCTCTAGCGAGTCTATCTACCATACTAGGGGTCAGGTGTTCGATAACCTCAATGCATGTGCCCGCCTCGATTGGTCCCTCTACGTCTGACACTCCACCAATGATATAATTGGGGTGACTAGTTTGTTCGCTAACAGGCGGCGGAAATAATTCAACACCGAAAAACTTTTCTTTTGAGCTCGGCATATGGAATGTTAGAGCGTCAAGAAAATGTCCATCGCCGGTCCCAATATCGACAAAACGGTGTACAGGTATTCTTGCATATAGAATAAGTTCAGCAAATCGTGCAAGGTTTCCTCCATATGATCTCTGACGTGCGGCAGTTATTTCGCTTTTCCAATACGATTCATCGTATTTTCTTGTGGCTCGACCGTTATCGATATCATCCATAATATTATGTGCTATTGAGATGAAGTCACAATCTGCACATTCGTAATAATCATAACCCTCAACTGTGATATAGCGACTAGATAAATTACCGCAGATGTTACACGTCGACATTATTTCCTCTATCTTTGTTGCCGAAATCGTTGATTAATGCGAATTGTATACATTAAGCTATAGGTATACACCTAAATCAACTAATTGGTGTTTTGATGAGAAATCTATCAATCCTATATTTGTCGCGCCAAAAATTCAAAATTTGTGGTACCGGAGCCAGGAAGGGTCCGCTTTTCTGACAGCAAGCTCTGCGGTTCGCGTCCTGTAGTACTTTTGCCCTCTATCATTCTTGGTAAAGGAAGCCATTGTCCAAGTAGGCGTAATAACACCTGCATCAAGTAGAACGTCATTTATACCGGCGATGAGGTGGATTAGTGCCATGTCGCTTTCGTTCCCTCGATCGAAGCCATGTCCGAATCCGCGGTCGACGAACAAGTCAATTATTCCTCCGCTGCAAATGAACTTGTGAGGCATGAAGCGTTGCAAGATGAGTGGGAGAATGTCTTGGGCGCGGATTCCTTCAAAATCATCTCCTCCCAAGCTGCAATCGTGATCGATGAATTTCTCGTTAAACCGCCGCAGTT contains:
- a CDS encoding class I SAM-dependent methyltransferase; its protein translation is MLEDEKLDQVKNRTWFYQFDLPDGSQTTTDVPPAVLPIHIARRDKLRRIIKQYVPDSGDLIAYDFASHEGYYAIELARHFKQVRGFEIRQQSLEAAQLITDVLKLRNLEYCRADLQVMQYDPSQTADFVLLYGLIYHLENPVHTLRLASQMTRKHILIETQIFPYDMSGLIEDGAYSNQRRVEGVFGLVPDYAARREGGSTDIALVPSLNALLFLMREFGFATIQVLPSGEDEYEQFTRRMRVLIYGQK
- a CDS encoding class I SAM-dependent methyltransferase, whose amino-acid sequence is MKPPVCTRDSDSSRFEKPKESASERRRISRRIELGDSIADIADNSVDLVLFCEIIEHISFNPIPFGKQIYRVLLSGGRIIVTTPNSMYHGSLSERLTRLWSGSGYGPRVEEIIKQGTYGHHRKEFSVSELHA
- the tnpA gene encoding IS66-like element accessory protein TnpA — its product is MARMEIMSGTERRRRWSDEAKLRILAEAEEPGARIGDVARRHDIHPGQIRLWRQSFSYADRPTVFLPVEITQEVGAGQASTAATRPAIVEILLRNGRRLKVPADVEVKLLGPLVACVEAA
- a CDS encoding methyltransferase domain-containing protein; protein product: MDDIDNGRATRKYDESYWKSEITAARQRSYGGNLARFAELILYARIPVHRFVDIGTGDGHFLDALTFHMPSSKEKFFGVELFPPPVSEQTSHPNYIIGGVSDVEGPIEAGTCIEVIEHLTPSMVDRLARELALKCVPGSIFLFNTGLTDFVRSDQSYIDPVTRGHISIWSVTAASKIFNRHGFKIYPLKGKTWAFIAEYNFQDLDENERYMENRIWSPNENNVSILKDIKSSDVMYILGIETARAY
- a CDS encoding IS5 family transposase (programmed frameshift); protein product: MARGDLTDMEWRIIEGLLPTERGRKSRPSHDNRQYLNGMLHVLRVGCPWRDMHERYGKWNSVYVRFRRWAEQGVWDALLETLVELGLTDDWQHMIDSTTVRGHSQAAGAKGGTYQEAFGRSRGGFTTKIHARADGQGRPLGFVLTGGEASDYNAVPDLLAIPVGKPRLFLADKGYDGDFLREELLIHGIRPVIPPKANRKNPPSCDYRAYKDRNRIERMFNRLKQFRRVATRYDKTRKSFLAFLALAAAKIWLPYFVNRT
- the tnpC gene encoding IS66 family transposase, translated to METAPLDSQDELTALRALVAEQAAKLESQEAEVIKRDSIIGLLRAQLQLLRHRQHGASSEKIDRKIEQFELMLEEIEASRAETELRSGKTPLPELEDASEKPKRKVLPDGLPAEELVYAAPCNCPTCGGTSFLKAPDRVVQVLEHVPASVKIVRHVEKRMICRECDTTVAGEMPTLPIERGKPGPGLLAHIMIAKFDDHIPLYRLSEMYDRLGIDISRSVMADWVGRVSALLTPLVLLIRAHIAALDRIHTDDTPVDVLDPGRGKTKTGRVWVYVFDGSGYQSATPAAIAYYYSPDRKGAHPADHLASFSGVMHADGYGGYRKLYGNQIVEAACMAHVRRKFHDVIKLKPSPIAEEALSRIGALYDIENRIRCMSADERCTLRQEHARPVLDELKAWIEATLSTLPQKQKLAEAMRYALSRWAALSVYIDDGRVEIDNNIAERAMRPLGIGRKNWLFAGSDKGGERIANILTIIETVKLQGHNPEVYLTDVLTRIQDHPKDRLEDLLPWNWTPAIDRHEAA
- a CDS encoding sulfotransferase domain-containing protein, with the translated sequence MATPNLFILGAGKSGTTTLYHVLQRHPDIHVCNPKEPSFFCSYFQVVANPVSYCKLFDSNRRYRVDASHVYFSNPETAQILHDLFPKAQFLLILRNPKARAHSLYQHMRRVLHNDGRPLELAESFLEALSVEGERFSSPEFMTNCRQYFWNFMYMRSSYYDEQLSRYLTLFPRDQFMITTLAELHWQPHATVRRIANFLNLNVAGFGQNIPVTNASPPYVDFDKDCDMVMERHFGDLTARVNALAGHPLDWAL
- a CDS encoding class I SAM-dependent methyltransferase, giving the protein MSTDSVNVDVFNLFMESYAQHVPEFLRKYLKDHRQRFLSTLRAIPAATEPGQRAIEIGTYGLFPVAMRTLLGYEEADGVVYEAQDGKVDQYLRRYPFDVEIHDYRIFDLNVEQTPLPVPDGSYDFILLAEVLEHFAIDPNFFMIEANRLLKPGGKLMITTPNACSLDHIARTLQFDVGSMFHFYRKNGSNDRHNLEYSPNLMRSMVENAGFSIARMWTENFWTGGWPSVEKLLISAGYSMDMRGDDLLVICEKVGPPGQRFPAFLYV
- the tnpB gene encoding IS66 family insertion sequence element accessory protein TnpB (TnpB, as the term is used for proteins encoded by IS66 family insertion elements, is considered an accessory protein, since TnpC, encoded by a neighboring gene, is a DDE family transposase.), translating into MIGPSGNVRVYLACGVTDMRRGIDGLSALVETVVKEAPGSGAIFGFRGKRADRIKLLWWDGQGFCLFYKILERGYFPWPTAKEGVAHLTQAQLSMLVEGIDWRRPAWTSAPGRTG